From the Streptomyces pluripotens genome, one window contains:
- a CDS encoding Lrp/AsnC family transcriptional regulator, producing the protein MESDSDELDRRLVHALQIDGRAPFSTIAEVLGVSDRTIARRYARLRSTGAVRVLGGIDPTAWGGMLWFLRVRCAPTASVPVAEALARRPDTSWVSLSSGGTEITCVVRAESEADSEELLLAKLPRTPRVEGVTAHSVMHAFYGGPDNLIGKLGSLDEEAIERLRPSPMSHRPGPVRLDDGDRRLIATLATDGRTGFEQLAAVIGWSATTVRRRMTELRERGVLYLDLDVDWRMFDMGSRTLLWLSVAPAHLVEVGQALAEHPEIAFAAATTGPTNLYASVVCANQRELYRYLTTRVAALPAVAHVETAPVIRTVKQAGQYRSGALPD; encoded by the coding sequence GTGGAATCTGACTCCGATGAGCTGGATCGTCGACTCGTGCACGCCCTGCAGATCGACGGCCGGGCCCCGTTCAGCACCATCGCCGAGGTTCTCGGCGTGTCGGATCGCACCATCGCCCGCCGGTACGCCCGGCTACGGTCAACCGGGGCGGTGCGGGTGCTCGGCGGCATCGACCCGACCGCGTGGGGCGGGATGCTGTGGTTCCTGCGGGTGCGATGCGCACCCACCGCGTCGGTCCCGGTCGCCGAAGCGCTGGCCAGACGTCCCGACACCTCCTGGGTCAGCCTCAGCTCCGGCGGCACCGAGATCACCTGCGTGGTCCGCGCCGAGAGTGAGGCCGACAGCGAGGAGTTGCTGCTGGCCAAGCTCCCCCGTACTCCCCGCGTGGAGGGGGTGACCGCGCATTCGGTGATGCATGCCTTCTACGGAGGCCCGGACAACCTGATCGGCAAGCTCGGATCGCTGGACGAGGAGGCGATCGAGCGGCTGCGCCCGTCCCCGATGTCACACCGGCCAGGACCGGTGCGGCTCGACGACGGTGACCGCCGACTGATCGCGACGCTCGCCACCGACGGCCGGACCGGATTCGAACAGTTGGCTGCGGTGATCGGTTGGTCGGCGACGACGGTCCGACGCCGGATGACTGAGTTGCGCGAACGAGGAGTGCTGTACCTGGACCTCGACGTCGACTGGCGCATGTTCGACATGGGCAGCCGAACCCTGCTCTGGCTCTCGGTCGCTCCCGCGCATCTGGTAGAGGTCGGCCAGGCATTGGCCGAGCATCCGGAGATCGCGTTCGCCGCCGCCACGACCGGGCCTACCAACCTGTACGCGAGCGTGGTGTGTGCGAACCAGCGGGAGCTGTACCGGTACCTGACCACCCGGGTGGCCGCGCTGCCGGCCGTTGCGCACGTCGAGACGGCACCCGTGATCAGGACCGTGAAGCAGGCAGGACAGTATCGTTCAGGAGCTCTGCCGGATTGA
- a CDS encoding amidohydrolase family protein: protein MSDRLRIVALEEHVVLPAIMEAWSRSGVPELPNLGFGDGPVAQRLRDTADMRLAHMDDQGVDVAVLSISSPGVQNLPDSDAVAVARDTNDQLAAIVADNPDRFQAFAAIPTQSPSAASAELERAVTELGFPGAMLYGRTGSKLADDPEYDELYAAAERLQVPLHFHPQMPVQAVMDAYYSNIGPIGTALAGPAIGWYYDLGVQYLRMIFSGVFDRYPDLQVIAGHWGEVVLFYLDHTGFFADAGGLARPLADYFKQNFWVAGSGTVSSRYLRWTAEVVGTERMLYSTDYPFTYGFRPGGFPYVDTSAGVARSFLEDAPFTDEQKADIAHRNWERLTPRATNPTRRPGQGLPHA, encoded by the coding sequence ATGTCTGACCGATTGCGGATCGTCGCATTGGAAGAGCACGTCGTCCTGCCCGCGATCATGGAGGCGTGGTCGCGGTCCGGGGTGCCGGAACTACCGAACCTGGGGTTCGGCGACGGCCCCGTCGCCCAGCGACTACGCGACACCGCGGATATGAGGCTTGCGCACATGGACGACCAGGGAGTCGACGTGGCGGTACTGTCGATCTCGTCACCGGGCGTACAGAACCTGCCTGACTCGGATGCGGTCGCCGTGGCGCGCGACACCAACGACCAGCTCGCGGCGATTGTGGCCGACAACCCCGACCGATTCCAGGCGTTCGCCGCGATCCCGACACAGTCGCCGTCGGCCGCGTCCGCGGAGCTGGAGCGGGCGGTCACCGAGCTGGGCTTCCCGGGCGCCATGCTCTACGGGCGTACCGGATCCAAGCTCGCCGACGACCCCGAGTACGACGAGCTGTACGCCGCTGCGGAGCGGCTGCAGGTCCCTCTCCACTTCCATCCGCAGATGCCTGTGCAGGCGGTGATGGACGCCTACTACTCCAACATCGGCCCCATCGGGACCGCGTTGGCAGGGCCTGCGATCGGCTGGTACTACGACCTGGGCGTGCAGTACCTGCGGATGATCTTCTCCGGTGTCTTCGACCGATACCCCGATCTCCAGGTGATCGCCGGCCATTGGGGAGAGGTCGTGCTCTTCTATCTCGACCACACCGGGTTCTTCGCCGATGCCGGTGGCCTCGCCCGCCCGCTCGCCGACTACTTCAAGCAGAACTTCTGGGTCGCCGGCAGCGGCACCGTCAGCTCCCGCTACCTCCGCTGGACAGCCGAAGTCGTGGGGACCGAACGGATGCTGTACTCCACCGACTACCCCTTCACCTATGGATTCCGCCCTGGTGGCTTCCCCTACGTGGACACCAGCGCCGGCGTCGCCCGGTCCTTCCTGGAGGACGCCCCCTTCACCGACGAGCAGAAGGCCGACATCGCGCACCGCAACTGGGAGCGCCTCACGCCCCGCGCCACAAACCCCACCCGACGACCTGGGCAAGGCCTGCCACACGCCTGA
- a CDS encoding PadR family transcriptional regulator, whose protein sequence is MTRQNPSLTEPQYFTLAALMDGPLHGYGIIKAVEQTTDGRLRIAVGTLYGALERLERAGLVAADHEEIVDGRARRYYRLTEDGTATLSREALRMQQAAAVVIGRSRDVGAAPA, encoded by the coding sequence ATGACACGGCAGAACCCGTCCTTGACGGAACCGCAATACTTCACCCTTGCTGCGCTCATGGACGGTCCGTTGCACGGGTACGGCATCATCAAGGCTGTCGAGCAGACCACCGACGGGCGACTCCGGATCGCTGTCGGCACTCTCTATGGCGCACTGGAGCGGTTGGAGCGGGCAGGACTGGTGGCTGCCGACCATGAGGAGATCGTGGACGGGCGGGCGCGGCGCTACTACCGGCTCACCGAGGACGGCACCGCGACGCTCAGCCGGGAGGCACTGCGGATGCAGCAGGCGGCGGCCGTCGTCATCGGACGCTCGCGGGATGTCGGAGCAGCCCCGGCATGA
- a CDS encoding IS110 family transposase, whose translation MILLGVDPHKSTHTATAVEPESNQQVGTMRIEASLTDYRRLLAWAKRWPQRKWAVENANGQGRHLAQWLIARGESVVDVPAAATSRVRELSRGGRRKNDQIDAAAAATVACLQGDGRDVEPEDHTTALAPLDERRVNLAQARVRTVNQLHALLRDLLPGGAPTQLSADLAAKLLRSVRPAGDVETVRKDIACDKYVVDH comes from the coding sequence GTGATATTGCTCGGTGTCGACCCTCATAAGTCCACCCACACCGCCACCGCCGTCGAGCCGGAATCAAACCAGCAGGTCGGGACGATGCGGATCGAGGCGAGCCTGACGGATTACCGGCGACTGCTTGCCTGGGCCAAGCGGTGGCCGCAGCGGAAGTGGGCGGTGGAGAACGCCAACGGGCAGGGCCGGCATCTCGCCCAGTGGCTCATCGCCCGAGGCGAGAGCGTCGTCGACGTGCCTGCCGCAGCGACCAGCCGAGTGCGTGAGCTCTCCCGGGGCGGGCGGCGCAAGAACGACCAGATCGACGCCGCGGCCGCAGCCACCGTGGCCTGTCTGCAGGGAGACGGACGCGACGTCGAACCCGAGGATCACACCACCGCGCTGGCCCCCCTGGACGAACGACGGGTCAACCTGGCCCAGGCCCGGGTCCGTACGGTCAACCAGCTCCACGCGCTGCTGCGTGATCTGCTGCCCGGAGGCGCCCCGACCCAGCTGTCCGCGGACCTGGCCGCCAAGCTGCTGCGATCCGTCCGTCCTGCCGGCGACGTCGAGACGGTCCGCAAGGACATCGCCTGTGACAAATACGTTGTTGATCACTGA
- a CDS encoding ISAs1 family transposase, with protein MCRQSATVCLIKSPTRQHRLIGPLALRLRTLADPRHRRGKRHSFVSVLLVACSAVLTGARSFAAIGQWAASAPQDTLARLGARATTVLNVRIAPSAATIRRVLNAACPGGLADLLGSDPAGADTLAVDGKSARGSRHGEIPAAHLLAAITGAGLTVTQLRVPGKTNEITCFDALLAPYDLTGVTVSADALHCQRDHARFLVEEKKAHYAFTVKRNQKNLHRQLATLPWEKASAKFYDRTDAHGRLETRVVQALTITDLGVDFPHAVQVAKIVRHRTQRKTGKRSRETVYVITDLASREASPERIAKIVRSQWIIENRLHFVRDTAFAEDASTVRTGHGPDNMATLRSFAINTLRASGHANIAAGLREMSYDGFRRPLDLLGLA; from the coding sequence ATGTGCCGTCAGTCTGCCACCGTCTGTCTGATCAAGTCGCCCACCCGTCAGCACCGGTTGATCGGACCGCTGGCCCTGCGGCTGCGGACCTTGGCCGACCCCCGGCATCGGCGCGGGAAGCGTCACTCGTTCGTGAGCGTGCTGCTGGTGGCCTGCTCGGCGGTGCTGACCGGAGCCCGTTCCTTCGCCGCGATCGGCCAGTGGGCAGCGAGCGCCCCGCAGGACACGCTCGCCCGGCTCGGCGCCCGCGCCACGACGGTCTTGAACGTGCGCATCGCGCCGAGTGCGGCGACCATCCGCCGCGTCCTGAACGCCGCCTGCCCCGGCGGGCTCGCCGACCTGCTCGGATCCGATCCGGCCGGGGCGGACACCCTCGCGGTGGACGGCAAGAGCGCCCGCGGCTCGCGCCACGGCGAGATCCCGGCCGCCCATCTGCTGGCCGCGATCACCGGCGCCGGCCTGACCGTCACCCAACTGCGGGTCCCCGGCAAGACGAACGAAATCACCTGCTTTGACGCCTTGCTGGCGCCCTACGACCTGACCGGCGTCACGGTCTCCGCGGATGCCCTGCACTGCCAGCGCGATCACGCCCGGTTCCTCGTCGAGGAGAAGAAGGCGCACTACGCCTTCACCGTGAAGCGCAACCAGAAGAACCTGCACCGCCAACTCGCCACCCTGCCCTGGGAGAAGGCGAGTGCGAAGTTCTACGACCGCACCGATGCCCACGGACGCCTGGAGACCCGCGTCGTGCAGGCCCTGACCATCACCGACCTCGGCGTCGACTTCCCCCACGCGGTCCAGGTCGCGAAGATCGTCCGGCACCGCACTCAGCGCAAGACCGGCAAACGCAGCCGCGAGACGGTCTACGTCATCACGGACCTGGCCAGCCGCGAAGCCTCCCCCGAGCGCATCGCGAAGATCGTCCGCTCGCAGTGGATCATCGAGAACCGTCTCCACTTCGTCCGAGACACCGCCTTCGCCGAGGACGCCTCCACGGTCCGAACCGGACACGGCCCGGACAACATGGCCACCCTCCGCAGCTTCGCGATCAACACACTGCGAGCCTCCGGCCACGCGAACATCGCGGCCGGACTCCGCGAGATGTCCTACGACGGCTTCCGCCGACCACTGGACCTCCTCGGCCTTGCCTGA
- a CDS encoding helix-turn-helix domain-containing protein, with product MTTASERAPEKLLTVPQVMARLQLGRYAVYDLLRTRQLASITLGRARRIPSHSLTDFICARLEQEAA from the coding sequence ATGACCACGGCCTCCGAACGGGCGCCGGAGAAACTGCTGACGGTGCCGCAGGTCATGGCCCGCCTCCAGCTCGGCCGCTACGCCGTCTACGACCTGCTTCGCACCCGGCAGCTCGCCTCGATCACCCTCGGCCGCGCCCGCCGCATCCCCTCCCACTCCCTCACCGACTTCATCTGCGCCCGCCTCGAACAGGAAGCTGCCTGA
- a CDS encoding GntR family transcriptional regulator, which yields MTFERIADDLRQQIRDGELRPGQLLPTQSQLMQTYKASSLTVQKAIRLLRNEGWVIARQGRGTFVTRSADFEDAFEKVAGDLQQQIYSGSLAPGARLPAREVLAEHYAVPLNVVTNAIALLAGNFLLRFPGELPGDEVYVRDWDDHGFATQLIHGRLVRKIRDGSLARGATVTVDEVVDTIGGDPESADQALTFLALEGRMKKAHQRNGSMAYVVVGGEFGTEVPVAVQPVDKPDEASAAPRNEFPAVAGVADLAYKLERALERIEELEERVERLEGRDTN from the coding sequence TTGACGTTCGAACGCATCGCGGACGACCTCCGGCAGCAGATCCGGGACGGCGAACTGCGGCCCGGCCAGCTCCTGCCGACCCAGAGCCAGCTCATGCAGACCTACAAGGCATCGAGCCTGACCGTGCAGAAGGCGATCCGGCTGCTCAGGAACGAAGGCTGGGTCATCGCCCGCCAAGGGCGCGGCACTTTCGTCACGCGCTCGGCCGACTTCGAGGACGCCTTCGAGAAGGTCGCCGGCGATCTCCAGCAGCAGATCTACTCCGGCTCTCTGGCCCCCGGTGCCAGGTTGCCTGCGCGCGAGGTCCTGGCGGAGCACTACGCGGTGCCGCTCAACGTGGTCACCAACGCCATCGCCCTGCTGGCCGGCAACTTCCTCCTGCGCTTCCCCGGCGAGCTGCCTGGCGACGAGGTCTACGTACGCGACTGGGACGACCACGGCTTCGCCACCCAGCTCATCCACGGCCGCCTGGTCCGCAAGATCAGGGACGGATCACTGGCCAGGGGCGCCACGGTCACCGTGGACGAGGTGGTCGACACGATCGGCGGCGACCCGGAATCCGCAGACCAGGCCCTGACCTTCCTCGCCCTGGAGGGCAGGATGAAGAAGGCCCACCAGCGCAACGGCTCGATGGCGTATGTCGTCGTGGGGGGCGAGTTCGGCACTGAGGTACCGGTAGCGGTGCAGCCGGTGGACAAGCCGGACGAAGCGTCGGCTGCCCCGCGGAACGAGTTCCCGGCGGTGGCCGGAGTGGCGGATCTCGCCTACAAGCTGGAACGAGCCCTGGAGCGGATCGAGGAGCTGGAGGAGCGTGTCGAACGCCTCGAAGGCCGCGACACCAACTGA
- a CDS encoding TetR/AcrR family transcriptional regulator — protein MSPRPLSGSSASDAAAISREQARQRVIEAAIDLLTRGGRDAVTTRAVAEAAGLQPPAIYRLFGDKDGLLDAVAEHGFTAFLATKHVDPDPRDPVEDLRAGWDVAVEFGLANPALYTLMYSEPSRTTSAAFKAGMEILMSRIRRLAASGWLRVDEELAAQVIHATARGAVLTWLSLPEHQRNPALLTTLRESMVAAVTSQRPSVQDAGPAGAARALRAALPEQTTLSSAEQHLLREWLGRLAADG, from the coding sequence ATGTCGCCACGTCCACTTAGCGGGAGCAGTGCTTCCGACGCTGCGGCCATCAGTCGCGAACAGGCCCGACAGCGGGTCATCGAGGCCGCCATCGACCTGCTGACGCGAGGGGGTCGCGACGCGGTCACCACCCGCGCGGTCGCGGAAGCGGCGGGCCTGCAGCCGCCGGCCATCTACCGGCTGTTCGGCGACAAGGACGGGCTGCTCGACGCGGTGGCCGAGCACGGCTTCACCGCATTTCTCGCCACCAAGCACGTCGACCCCGACCCGCGGGACCCCGTCGAGGATCTGAGAGCCGGCTGGGACGTCGCGGTTGAGTTCGGCCTGGCCAATCCCGCGCTGTACACACTGATGTACAGCGAGCCCTCCAGGACCACCTCGGCCGCCTTCAAGGCCGGTATGGAGATCTTGATGAGCCGTATCCGGCGCCTCGCCGCCAGCGGTTGGCTCCGCGTCGACGAGGAACTCGCGGCCCAGGTCATCCATGCCACAGCGCGCGGCGCAGTGCTCACCTGGCTGTCCCTGCCGGAGCACCAGCGCAACCCGGCCCTATTGACCACTCTGCGGGAGTCCATGGTCGCCGCCGTGACCAGTCAACGGCCGTCCGTGCAGGACGCGGGGCCGGCGGGCGCCGCCCGCGCCTTGCGCGCAGCGCTGCCCGAACAGACGACCCTCAGCAGCGCGGAACAACACCTGCTGAGGGAATGGCTGGGCCGCCTCGCCGCCGACGGCTGA
- a CDS encoding GntR family transcriptional regulator, whose protein sequence is MPSPKTFTKIADHFRERILSGELEPGAKLPTNREIAGQWQAAAATVSRALQALQVENFIRTTPRGTYVADDPRWTLSARDRLARVQRVKSFLAEGETSRVTAAELIIPPLYVAEIFDLEAGDQVVRREWLAGRGKTRTVFAVTWYPAPFAALVPDLLNTAPGRNHGLSARVLEATGRTITHARDDMHARPADAREASALGLPVGSPILAGAHRWSDAEGIIEYGEWCLPPRFTIGYEYQP, encoded by the coding sequence ATGCCCAGTCCCAAGACGTTCACGAAGATCGCGGATCACTTCCGGGAGCGCATCCTGTCGGGAGAGCTTGAGCCGGGCGCCAAGCTGCCGACGAATCGGGAGATCGCCGGGCAGTGGCAGGCCGCGGCGGCTACTGTCTCCCGAGCTTTGCAGGCCCTTCAGGTGGAGAACTTCATCCGCACCACCCCCCGGGGCACCTACGTCGCCGATGACCCGCGCTGGACCTTGTCGGCGCGGGACCGGCTGGCCAGAGTCCAGCGGGTGAAGTCGTTCCTGGCGGAGGGCGAAACGAGCCGGGTGACAGCCGCCGAACTGATCATTCCGCCACTGTACGTGGCGGAGATCTTCGACCTGGAAGCCGGGGATCAGGTGGTGCGGCGCGAGTGGCTGGCCGGACGGGGCAAGACCCGGACCGTGTTCGCCGTGACCTGGTACCCGGCCCCGTTCGCCGCCCTCGTGCCGGACCTGCTGAACACCGCCCCGGGCCGCAATCACGGACTGTCCGCCCGGGTTCTGGAAGCCACCGGGCGCACGATCACCCACGCCCGCGACGACATGCACGCCCGTCCCGCCGATGCCCGAGAGGCGAGCGCGCTGGGGCTGCCGGTCGGCTCCCCGATCCTGGCCGGCGCCCACCGCTGGTCGGACGCGGAGGGGATCATCGAGTACGGGGAATGGTGCCTGCCGCCTCGATTCACCATCGGCTACGAGTACCAGCCCTGA
- a CDS encoding IS3 family transposase (programmed frameshift), whose amino-acid sequence MARPSRYPLELRRRAVRMVAEVRGDYPNETAALQAVADKLDIGSRETLRNWVKQYEIDAGQRPGTTTEESAQLKALKKENAELKRANEILKAAAKFLRGRARPATHALVAFIDEHRDRFGGVEPICRTLTAHDCQIAPSTYYAHKKRLETPSARSVRDEELKERIHEVYTSNYRVYGARKIWRELNRQGHAVARCTVERLMRELGIQGAVRGKRVITTIPGGQAERAPDLVDREFVAGAPNRCWVADFTHVKTFAGVVYVAFVVDTFSRRIVGWSAATVKETVFVLDALEMAIWQRDRDQHPIQPGELVHHSDAGSQYTSFRLAEHLDAAGIAASIGSVGDAYDNALMESTIGLYKTELIKPQRPWKTLSQVELATAEWIDWYNHRVRHEALGDRVRVRIPTAGPP is encoded by the exons ATGGCACGACCCTCCCGTTACCCGCTTGAGCTGCGCCGTCGCGCGGTGCGCATGGTTGCCGAAGTGCGCGGCGACTACCCGAACGAGACGGCCGCCCTGCAGGCGGTGGCGGACAAGCTCGACATTGGTTCCCGCGAGACGCTGCGGAACTGGGTGAAGCAGTACGAGATCGACGCGGGGCAGCGTCCAGGGACGACGACGGAGGAGTCCGCCCAGCTCAAGGCGTTGAAGAAGGAGAACGCTGAGCTGAAGCGGGCGAACGAGATCCTGAAGGCCGCGGCGA AGTTTCTTCGCGGCCGAGCTCGACCGGCCACACACGCGCTCGTAGCGTTCATCGACGAGCACCGGGACCGCTTCGGCGGGGTCGAGCCGATCTGCAGAACGCTCACCGCACACGACTGCCAGATCGCCCCTTCCACGTACTACGCCCATAAGAAACGCCTCGAAACCCCCTCTGCCCGTTCCGTGCGTGACGAGGAGCTCAAGGAGAGGATCCACGAGGTCTACACGTCCAACTACCGTGTCTACGGAGCGAGGAAGATCTGGCGCGAGCTGAACCGGCAGGGGCATGCGGTGGCCCGCTGCACCGTCGAGCGCCTGATGCGCGAGCTCGGCATCCAGGGCGCGGTGCGCGGCAAACGCGTCATCACCACGATCCCCGGCGGGCAGGCCGAGCGGGCCCCCGACCTTGTCGACCGCGAGTTCGTCGCCGGCGCCCCGAACCGCTGCTGGGTAGCCGACTTCACGCACGTGAAGACCTTCGCCGGCGTCGTCTATGTCGCGTTCGTCGTGGACACCTTCTCGCGCCGGATCGTGGGCTGGTCGGCCGCCACGGTGAAGGAGACGGTGTTCGTGCTGGACGCCCTGGAGATGGCGATCTGGCAGCGCGACCGGGACCAACACCCCATACAGCCAGGCGAGTTGGTACACCATTCGGACGCCGGGTCGCAGTACACGAGCTTCCGCCTCGCCGAGCACCTGGACGCCGCCGGCATCGCGGCGAGCATCGGATCCGTCGGTGACGCGTACGACAACGCCCTGATGGAGTCCACGATCGGCCTGTACAAAACCGAGCTGATCAAACCCCAGCGCCCCTGGAAGACGCTCTCCCAGGTCGAGCTGGCCACCGCCGAGTGGATCGACTGGTACAACCACCGCGTGCGCCACGAGGCGCTAGGAGATCGTGTGCGGGTGCGAATCCCCACCGCCGGACCGCCGTAG
- the ltrA gene encoding group II intron reverse transcriptase/maturase, with product MNTDELEWALMKAERRVLEIQTKLHRWAVDDPHRRFDDLYNLVTDPAFLLVAWDRVRSNRGAKTAGVDGRTAASISLQQGVEGFLGALRSSLKDRSFLPLPARERLIPKPGSTKRRRLGISTIRDRVVQASLKLVMEPIFEADFLPCSYGFRPNYRVHDAVSEVRHLTSHSYEWVVEGDIRACFDEIAHPALMDRVRLRIGDRRVLVLVKAFLKAGILTEHGSLKESRSGTPQGSILSPLLSNVALAVLDEHFAQAPGGPASTPNERAKRRRRGLPNYRLCRYADDWVIAVTGTKEDAYTLKEEAAQVLSRMGLHLSEEKTLITHINEGVDFLGWRIQRHRKKGTDRWYVYTYPAKKALHAVMAKVKTICRQVNTNQPLDELLRRLNSVLRGWTMFFRPGVSSATFQYLSAYAWRRVIKWIRSKHRRMNWKELRRRYCGGEWWPRGQERDLFDPAKVRTTRYRYRGSRIPSPWPLAIA from the coding sequence GTGAATACCGACGAACTGGAGTGGGCCTTGATGAAGGCCGAGCGCCGGGTACTGGAGATCCAGACCAAGCTGCACCGTTGGGCCGTAGATGATCCTCATCGGCGGTTTGACGACCTGTACAACCTCGTGACCGACCCCGCGTTCTTGCTTGTCGCATGGGACCGGGTTCGGAGTAACAGGGGAGCCAAAACCGCTGGGGTGGACGGCCGTACGGCTGCGTCCATTTCGCTGCAGCAGGGCGTCGAGGGTTTTCTCGGCGCGCTGCGTTCCTCTCTGAAGGATCGCAGTTTCCTGCCGCTTCCGGCACGGGAGCGACTGATTCCGAAACCGGGGTCGACAAAGCGTCGACGCCTGGGAATCAGTACGATCCGCGATCGGGTGGTGCAAGCATCCCTGAAGCTGGTGATGGAACCAATCTTTGAGGCAGATTTTCTTCCGTGCTCGTACGGATTCCGCCCCAACTATCGGGTCCACGACGCGGTGTCCGAGGTAAGACACTTGACTTCCCACTCTTACGAATGGGTGGTTGAGGGTGACATCCGGGCCTGCTTCGACGAGATTGCCCATCCGGCCCTTATGGACCGGGTGCGCCTTCGGATCGGGGACAGACGCGTCCTGGTGCTGGTGAAAGCCTTTCTGAAAGCGGGCATCCTCACGGAACACGGCTCGTTGAAGGAGAGTAGATCCGGTACTCCGCAAGGTTCGATCCTGTCGCCGTTGCTCAGCAACGTCGCCCTCGCCGTCCTGGACGAGCACTTCGCCCAGGCGCCAGGAGGGCCAGCGTCTACACCTAACGAGCGAGCGAAGCGCCGTCGCCGCGGTCTGCCTAATTACCGGCTCTGCCGGTACGCGGACGACTGGGTGATTGCGGTTACTGGCACGAAGGAAGACGCCTACACCCTCAAGGAAGAGGCAGCACAGGTGCTCAGCAGAATGGGGCTGCACCTGTCAGAGGAGAAGACCCTAATCACCCACATCAATGAGGGCGTGGACTTCCTGGGGTGGCGCATCCAACGCCATCGCAAGAAGGGCACGGACCGATGGTACGTCTACACCTACCCAGCCAAGAAGGCACTTCACGCCGTCATGGCCAAGGTCAAGACGATCTGCCGACAGGTCAACACAAACCAACCATTGGACGAACTCCTACGCCGACTCAACTCGGTGTTGCGAGGTTGGACCATGTTCTTCCGGCCGGGGGTGTCTAGCGCTACCTTCCAATACCTGAGCGCCTACGCATGGCGTCGGGTCATCAAATGGATTCGTAGCAAGCACCGCCGAATGAACTGGAAGGAACTGCGTCGCCGTTACTGCGGTGGCGAATGGTGGCCCAGAGGGCAGGAACGGGATCTATTTGACCCGGCAAAGGTGCGCACTACGCGTTACCGCTACCGAGGATCACGAATTCCGTCCCCCTGGCCGCTGGCGATAGCATGA